The Gouania willdenowi chromosome 3, fGouWil2.1, whole genome shotgun sequence genome includes a region encoding these proteins:
- the LOC114461242 gene encoding transcriptional repressor CTCF-like isoform X1 — MEGEVISIDTTQGTAMAPDGKVLQEGEETLMQGEEGEMTGNMEMMVMDALDPTLLQMKTEVLEGASTVTVTGGDEGQIITLQVVNMEEQTGAALGLGQLQLVQVPVTTATVEGLQATYVEAGTNKDGEPVICHTLPLPEGFQVVKVGANGEVETVEQEELQAAHEELQGHGEEEEEEEDETAEIETTIPQKEDPEWTKDPDYLPIAGIRKGKKGKKSRLRYAEGDRDMDVSVYDFEEEQQEGLLSEVNAEKVVGNMKPPKPTKIKKKGVKKTFQCELCSYTCPRRSNLDRHMKSHTDERPHKCHLCGRAFRTVTLLRNHLNTHTGTRPHKCTDCDMAFVTSGELVRHRRYKHTHEKPFKCSMCDYASVEVSKLKRHIRSHTGERPFQCSLCSYASRDTYKLKRHMRTHSGEKPYECYICHARFTQSGTMKMHILQKHTENVAKFHCPHCDTVIARKSDLGVHLRKQHSFIETGKKCRYCDAVFHERYALIQHQKTHKNEKRFKCTQCDYCCRQERHMIMHKRTHTGEKPFGCSQCEKTFRQKQLLDMHFKRYHDPNFVPTAFVCSKCSKTFTRRNTMLRHSENCMGDGSQDENGTPTPKKGRRGRKRKMQSRRDDDDDDTEGDLEEMEEEDDDDMLTEIEVEQAAAVIPIPAPVEPPVKRKRGRPPKNKPNIAAAIIRVEDETTGEVDDIIVKKEVGADQDDLNEEVETEEVIVGEGKAAIQMEDLVQEEEEEAAVQEVQLSEANANGDLTPEMILSMMDR, encoded by the exons ATGGAGGGTGAGGTCATTTCCATTGACACCACACAGGGCACTGCCATGGCCCCTGATGGAAAGGTCCTGCAAGAGGGAGAGGAGACCTTAATGCAAGGAGAAGAGGGTGAGATGACCGGGAACatggagatgatggtgatggaCGCTCTGGATCCAACTCTGCTGCAAATGAAGACTGAAGTCCTAGAAGGAGCGAGCACAGTGACCGTTACAGGAGGAGACGAAGGCCAGATCATCACCCTGCAG GTAGTGAACATGGAAGAGCAGACCGGTGCTGCATTAGGACTGGGTCAGCTGCAGCTGGTGCAGGTACCCGTCACCACAGCTACTGTCGAGGGCCTCCAGGCTACTTATGTGGAGGCAGGAACAAACAAAGATGGAGAGCCAGTTATCTGTCACACCCTCCCTTTACCTGAAGGCTTCCAG gtggtaaaagtggGCGCCAATGGTGAAGTAGAGACAGTTGAGCAGGAGGAACTCCAAGCAGCCCATGAGGAACTCCAAGGACatggtgaggaggaggaggaggaggaagatgagacGGCAGAAATAGAAACTACAATACCCCAGAAAGAAGACCCTGAATGGACCAAGGATCCAGACTATCTGCCTATTGCTGGCATCCGCAAAGGGAAGAAAGGAAAGAAGAGTCGCCTGCGATACGCAGAGGGCGACCGAGACATGGATGTGTCCGTGTACGACTTTGAGGAAGAGCAGCAGGAGGGCCTGCTGTCGGAGGTGAATGCTGAGAAGGTTGTGGGTAACATGAAACCTCCAAAGCCGACAAAGATCAAGAAAAAAG gTGTGAAGAAGACATTCCAGTGTGAGCTGTGCAGTTACACGTGTCCAAGGCGCTCCAACTTGGACCGGCACATGAAGAGCCACACAGACGAAAGGCCACACAAATGTCACCTGTGTGGGAGAGCTTTCAGGACTGTCACACTGCTGAGAAACCACCTCAATACGCACACTG GCACTCGACCACACAAATGCACAGACTGCGACATGGCATTTGTGACTAGTGGAGAGTTGGTCCGTCATCGCcgctacaaacacacacacgagaaaCCTTTTAAGTGCTCCATGTGTGACTATGCCAGTGTGGAG gtGAGTAAATTGAAAAGGCACATCCGCTCTCATACCGGAGAGCGTCCGTTCCAGTGCAGCCTTTGCAGCTACGCCAGCAGAGACACTTACAAGCTGAAGAGACACATGAGGACACACTCGG GTGAGAAGCCGTACGAGTGCTACATCTGCCACGCTCGTTTCACACAGAGCGGCACTATGAAGATGCACATCCTGCAGAAACACACGGAGAATGTGGCCAAGTTTCACTGTCCTCACTGTGATACTGTCATTGCACGCAAAAGTGACCTTG GTGTTCACTTGAGAAAGCAGCACTCGTTTATTGAAACGGGAAAGAAATGCCGTTATTGTGATGCTGTATTTCATGAGCGCTATGCTCTCATCCAACATCAGAAAACTCATAAGAATGAGAAGCGTTTCAAGTGTACCCAATGTGACTACTGCTGCAGACAG GAGCGTCACATGATCATGCACAAACGCACACATACTGGGGAGAAGCCCTTTGGCTGTAGCCAATGTGAGAAAACCTTCCGGCAGAAACAGCTTTTGGACATGCACTTTAAGCGCTACCACGATCCCAACTTCGTTCCCACCGCCTTTGTGTGCAGCAAATGTAGCAAGACCTTCACACGCAGG AACACCATGTTACGTCATTCTGAGAACTGCATGGGCGATGGTTCCCAAGATGAGAATGGAACACCCACACCCAAAAAGGGCCGTCGAggcaggaagaggaagatgcAGTCCAGGAGGGATGATGACGATGACGACACAG AGGGAGATCTGGAAGAgatggaggaggaagatgatgatgacatgCTGACAGAGATCGAGGTTGAGCAGGCTGCAGCAGTCATCCCTATCCCTGCCCCAGTGGAACCCCCGGTTAAGAGAAAACGAGGGCGACCCCCAAAGAACAAGCCTAACA TAGCCGCTGCAATCATTCGCGTAGAGGACGAGACCACTGGAGAAGTGGACGACATCATTGTGAAGAAAGAGGTTGGAGCTGATCAGGATGATCTCAATGAGGAAGTGGAGACAGAGGAGGTTATCGTTGGTGAAGGGAAGGCGGCTATCCAAATGGAGGATTTggtccaggaggaggaggaggaggcagcAGTACAGGAGGTGCAGCTCTCTGAGGCCAATGCAAACGGAGACCTGACTCCGGAAATGATCCTTAGCATGATGGACCGGTGA
- the LOC114461242 gene encoding transcriptional repressor CTCF-like isoform X2: MEGEVISIDTTQGTAMAPDGKVLQEGEETLMQGEEGEMTGNMEMMVMDALDPTLLQMKTEVLEGASTVTVTGGDEGQIITLQVVNMEEQTGAALGLGQLQLVQVPVTTATVEGLQATYVEAGTNKDGEPVICHTLPLPEGFQVVKVGANGEVETVEQEELQAAHEELQGHGEEEEEEEDETAEIETTIPQKEDPEWTKDPDYLPIAGIRKGKKGKKSRLRYAEGDRDMDVSVYDFEEEQQEGLLSEVNAEKVVGNMKPPKPTKIKKKGVKKTFQCELCSYTCPRRSNLDRHMKSHTDERPHKCHLCGRAFRTVTLLRNHLNTHTGTRPHKCTDCDMAFVTSGELVRHRRYKHTHEKPFKCSMCDYASVEVSKLKRHIRSHTGERPFQCSLCSYASRDTYKLKRHMRTHSGEKPYECYICHARFTQSGTMKMHILQKHTENVAKFHCPHCDTVIARKSDLGVHLRKQHSFIETGKKCRYCDAVFHERYALIQHQKTHKNEKRFKCTQCDYCCRQERHMIMHKRTHTGEKPFGCSQCEKTFRQKQLLDMHFKRYHDPNFVPTAFVCSKCSKTFTRRNTMLRHSENCMGDGSQDENGTPTPKKGRRGRKRKMQSRRDDDDDDTEGDLEEMEEEDDDDMLTEIEVEQAAAVIPIPAPVEPPVKRKRGRPPKNKPNTAAIIRVEDETTGEVDDIIVKKEVGADQDDLNEEVETEEVIVGEGKAAIQMEDLVQEEEEEAAVQEVQLSEANANGDLTPEMILSMMDR, from the exons ATGGAGGGTGAGGTCATTTCCATTGACACCACACAGGGCACTGCCATGGCCCCTGATGGAAAGGTCCTGCAAGAGGGAGAGGAGACCTTAATGCAAGGAGAAGAGGGTGAGATGACCGGGAACatggagatgatggtgatggaCGCTCTGGATCCAACTCTGCTGCAAATGAAGACTGAAGTCCTAGAAGGAGCGAGCACAGTGACCGTTACAGGAGGAGACGAAGGCCAGATCATCACCCTGCAG GTAGTGAACATGGAAGAGCAGACCGGTGCTGCATTAGGACTGGGTCAGCTGCAGCTGGTGCAGGTACCCGTCACCACAGCTACTGTCGAGGGCCTCCAGGCTACTTATGTGGAGGCAGGAACAAACAAAGATGGAGAGCCAGTTATCTGTCACACCCTCCCTTTACCTGAAGGCTTCCAG gtggtaaaagtggGCGCCAATGGTGAAGTAGAGACAGTTGAGCAGGAGGAACTCCAAGCAGCCCATGAGGAACTCCAAGGACatggtgaggaggaggaggaggaggaagatgagacGGCAGAAATAGAAACTACAATACCCCAGAAAGAAGACCCTGAATGGACCAAGGATCCAGACTATCTGCCTATTGCTGGCATCCGCAAAGGGAAGAAAGGAAAGAAGAGTCGCCTGCGATACGCAGAGGGCGACCGAGACATGGATGTGTCCGTGTACGACTTTGAGGAAGAGCAGCAGGAGGGCCTGCTGTCGGAGGTGAATGCTGAGAAGGTTGTGGGTAACATGAAACCTCCAAAGCCGACAAAGATCAAGAAAAAAG gTGTGAAGAAGACATTCCAGTGTGAGCTGTGCAGTTACACGTGTCCAAGGCGCTCCAACTTGGACCGGCACATGAAGAGCCACACAGACGAAAGGCCACACAAATGTCACCTGTGTGGGAGAGCTTTCAGGACTGTCACACTGCTGAGAAACCACCTCAATACGCACACTG GCACTCGACCACACAAATGCACAGACTGCGACATGGCATTTGTGACTAGTGGAGAGTTGGTCCGTCATCGCcgctacaaacacacacacgagaaaCCTTTTAAGTGCTCCATGTGTGACTATGCCAGTGTGGAG gtGAGTAAATTGAAAAGGCACATCCGCTCTCATACCGGAGAGCGTCCGTTCCAGTGCAGCCTTTGCAGCTACGCCAGCAGAGACACTTACAAGCTGAAGAGACACATGAGGACACACTCGG GTGAGAAGCCGTACGAGTGCTACATCTGCCACGCTCGTTTCACACAGAGCGGCACTATGAAGATGCACATCCTGCAGAAACACACGGAGAATGTGGCCAAGTTTCACTGTCCTCACTGTGATACTGTCATTGCACGCAAAAGTGACCTTG GTGTTCACTTGAGAAAGCAGCACTCGTTTATTGAAACGGGAAAGAAATGCCGTTATTGTGATGCTGTATTTCATGAGCGCTATGCTCTCATCCAACATCAGAAAACTCATAAGAATGAGAAGCGTTTCAAGTGTACCCAATGTGACTACTGCTGCAGACAG GAGCGTCACATGATCATGCACAAACGCACACATACTGGGGAGAAGCCCTTTGGCTGTAGCCAATGTGAGAAAACCTTCCGGCAGAAACAGCTTTTGGACATGCACTTTAAGCGCTACCACGATCCCAACTTCGTTCCCACCGCCTTTGTGTGCAGCAAATGTAGCAAGACCTTCACACGCAGG AACACCATGTTACGTCATTCTGAGAACTGCATGGGCGATGGTTCCCAAGATGAGAATGGAACACCCACACCCAAAAAGGGCCGTCGAggcaggaagaggaagatgcAGTCCAGGAGGGATGATGACGATGACGACACAG AGGGAGATCTGGAAGAgatggaggaggaagatgatgatgacatgCTGACAGAGATCGAGGTTGAGCAGGCTGCAGCAGTCATCCCTATCCCTGCCCCAGTGGAACCCCCGGTTAAGAGAAAACGAGGGCGACCCCCAAAGAACAAGCCTAACA CCGCTGCAATCATTCGCGTAGAGGACGAGACCACTGGAGAAGTGGACGACATCATTGTGAAGAAAGAGGTTGGAGCTGATCAGGATGATCTCAATGAGGAAGTGGAGACAGAGGAGGTTATCGTTGGTGAAGGGAAGGCGGCTATCCAAATGGAGGATTTggtccaggaggaggaggaggaggcagcAGTACAGGAGGTGCAGCTCTCTGAGGCCAATGCAAACGGAGACCTGACTCCGGAAATGATCCTTAGCATGATGGACCGGTGA
- the LOC114461238 gene encoding flocculation protein FLO11-like isoform X1, whose protein sequence is MELPLGGPALRHYTQSRPRPHRQKLNYRPSRPQETIIESENEVLELIGRVDEGVEEFFTKKVLPVETLKEQDEEIKESITVHEVAPASSAPCPPPTKTLRRKLGDFFTLKKKRGLKSETSHEGRPKKASIADFIRPLREVARSEKDKDKDRVKENDKENEKANAKEHPSVVHGESAVKEAPGAPPMRSDAAPPRRALREGKSQSLILLSGSAAAGSTNARNTSKKQLEGQHSFEQKLHLMLQRIGVSKPHPGETQNQEGEMKKAESEGTIIDSKPEPPSAFSKPRTMSASSDTRHQIRASVSAHEGAGKPALPPKPVIKPGPPPTTSGHSTPENELTQIEETESNTSTELSPAAAVESPAIPAATTQTLQTISSSVCDSNQVSLSSTVAPSETETCTDYVSPIAHDTTPANSSVTDSKTSVPESCVSSTDLITTDELTTSNTTATVSVTSTSILVSVTPGLSITSTPPTTSRPSISATAAVTAPINESSDSTVSTIFPLKPEAAPSVGAPPSADADDSSPAAASDDAVIPVTTAASSSSTSTSDTPSGLSVIVDLATEMKTESTSASLVTETSPPLHSSCDIITAEDSHDTIITISTTTSSDVLSPTLIPACVSVTTTSSDWNNSEPTSTVIPPEAPLSCCAAVSCPSTSTSETSPTDTSSTTPNHADTTSTTSSITATTVSSALTWSVDQPPSENVSTGLISPIPKPVTPENSSATSPHPTAPTPSNDSLSQEKERFPHERLGVEPPEEGTADAECEIVQKGEVTEKDEETKDVEKKVASADDKPAPITIEATFEEEQIESMNVKDQAAVEPTSEKDDVQRKDEREAESEKQDEAKSVSGE, encoded by the exons ATGGAGCTGCCATTGGGCGGACCAGCGCTCAGGCACTACACCCAGAGCAGACCGAGACCTCACCGACAAAAACTGAATTATCGTCCCAGCAGACCGCAG GAGACGATAATCGAGAGTGAAAATGAAGTCCTTGAGTTGATTGGGCGAGTGGATGAAGGAGTAGAAGAATTTTTCACTAAGAAAGTACTTCCTGTTGAGACACT GAAAGAGCAGGATGAAGAGATTAAAGAGTCTATTACAGTGCACGAGGTGGCTCCTGCCAGCTCGGCTCCGTGTCCGCCTCCTACAAAAACTCTGAGGAGGAAGCTTGGGGATTTTTTTACACTCAAAAAGAAGCGAGGTCTGAAGTCAGAGACGAGCCATGAAGGGCGTCCCAAAAAGGCCTCCATTGCTGATTTCATTCGGCCTCTCAGGGAGGTCGCCCGCTCTGAGAAAGACAAAGATAAGGACAGAGTGAAGGAGAACGACAAGGAAAATGAGAAGGCGAACGCAAAAGAGCATCCCAGTGTTGTTCATGGAGAGTCTGCAGTGAAGGAGGCACCTGGTGCTCCACCGATGAGGAGTGACGCCGCTCCTCCCCGCAGAGCTCTCAGAGAGGGGAAGTCCCAGTCACTCATCCTGCTTTCTGGCTCGGCAGCAGCTGGCTCCACTAATGCCAGGAATACCTCAAAG AAACAGCTCGAAGGTCAACACAGCTTTGAACAGAAACTCCATCTCATGCTGCAGCGTATTGGAGTTTCCAAGCCTCATCCTGGAGAGACACAG AACCAAGAAGGCGAGATGAAAAAGGCAGAATCTGAAG GTACCATCATTGACAGCAAACCTGAACCACCTTCTGCTTTTTCTAAACCAAGGACGATGTCAGCGTCGTCAG aCACAAGACATCAAATTCGAGCAAGTGTGTCAGCACATGAGGGAGCTGGGAAACCTGCTTTGCCTCCTAAGCCAGTTATCAAACCCGGTCCTCCTCCCACAACATCTGGCCACAGCACACCCGAGAATGAGCTCACCCAAATAGAAGAAACAGAGAGTAACACATCCACTGAACTCAGCCCTGCTGCAGCTGTGGAGAGCCCAGCCATCCCTGCTGCTACCACTCAAACGCTACAGACCATCTCCAGCTCAGTCTGTGACTCAAACCAAGTTTCTCTTTCAAGTACTGTAGCTCCCTCTGAGACAGAAACATGCACTGACTATGTGAGTCCTATCGCACACGATACGACTCCCGCCAACAGTTCAGTGACCGACAGCAAAACATCTGTCCCTGAATCATGTGTTTCTTCTACTGATCTAATCACAACTGATGAACTCACAACCAGCAACACTACTGCCACAGTGTCAGTGACTTCCACCAGCATCTTGGTGTCTGTAACCCCAGGCCTTTCCATCACTTCCACCCCACCAACCACAAGCAGACCGTCCATCTCCGCCACAGCAGCTGTTACTGCTCCCATCAACGAGAGCTCAGATTCTACAGTGTCAACAATTTTTCCACTGAAGCCAGAGGCTGCTCCTTCAGTCGGTGCTCCTCCTAGTGCAGATGCTGATGATTCCTCTCCTGCTGCTGCTAGTGATGATGCAGTTATTCCTGTCACCACAGCagcttcctcttcctccaccaGCACATCAGATACGCCATCAGGCTTGTCTGTCATTGTTGATTTAGCCACTGAAATGAAAACTGAATCGACATCAGCTTCATTAGTTACGGAAACCTCTCCTCCTCTTCATAGCTCATGTGATATCATTACAGCCGAAGACTCACATGACACCATCATCACAATTTCCACTACCACGAGCTCCGATGTCCTTTCTCCCACATTGATTCCAGCCTGTGTGTCTGTCACCACAACTTCCAGTGATTGGAACAACTCTGAGCCAACATCTACTGTCATTCCCCCAGAAGCTCCTCTcagctgctgtgctgctgtcTCATGTCCTTCCACTTCTACCAGTGAGACCAGCCCCACAGACACATCTTCCACTACTCCAAACCATGCAGACACCACCTCCACCACAAGCTCAATAACTGCCACTACTGTTAGCTCAGCACTCACATGGAGCGTTGACCAACCTCCTTCTGAAAATGTTAGCACTGGTCTAATATCACCTATTCCTAAGCCGGTTACTCCTGAAAACTCAAGTGCTACTTCACCACACCCGACTGCTCCAACGCCATCCAATGACAGTTTAAGCCAAGAGAAGGAGAGATTTCCTCATGAAAGATTGGGTGTAGAACCCCCAGAAGAAGGCACTG CAGATGCAGAGTGTGAGATAGTTCAGAAGGGTGAGGTAACTGAGAAGGATGAGGAAACTAAGGACGTTGAGAAGAAGGTTGCCAGTGCGGATGACAAACCAGCACCAATCACCATTGAAGCCACTTTTGAAGAGGAGCAGATAGAAAGTATGAATGTAAAAGACCAAGCTGCAGTTGAACCAACTTCAGAAAAAGACGATGTGCAGCGCAAAGATGAGCGAGAGGCTGAGAGTGAAAAACAAGACGAAGCAAAGTCAGTGAGTGGTGAGTAA
- the LOC114461238 gene encoding flocculation protein FLO11-like isoform X2, whose protein sequence is MELPLGGPALRHYTQSRPRPHRQKLNYRPSRPQETIIESENEVLELIGRVDEGVEEFFTKKVLPVETLKEQDEEIKESITVHEVAPASSAPCPPPTKTLRRKLGDFFTLKKKRGLKSETSHEGRPKKASIADFIRPLREVARSEKDKDKDRVKENDKENEKANAKEHPSVVHGESAVKEAPGAPPMRSDAAPPRRALREGKSQSLILLSGSAAAGSTNARNTSKKQLEGQHSFEQKLHLMLQRIGVSKPHPGETQNQEGEMKKAESEGTIIDSKPEPPSAFSKPRTMSASSDTRHQIRASVSAHEGAGKPALPPKPVIKPGPPPTTSGHSTPENELTQIEETESNTSTELSPAAAVESPAIPAATTQTLQTISSSVCDSNQVSLSSTVAPSETETCTDYVSPIAHDTTPANSSVTDSKTSVPESCVSSTDLITTDELTTSNTTATVSVTSTSILVSVTPGLSITSTPPTTSRPSISATAAVTAPINESSDSTVSTIFPLKPEAAPSVGAPPSADADDSSPAAASDDAVIPVTTAASSSSTSTSDTPSGLSVIVDLATEMKTESTSASLVTETSPPLHSSCDIITAEDSHDTIITISTTTSSDVLSPTLIPACVSVTTTSSDWNNSEPTSTVIPPEAPLSCCAAVSCPSTSTSETSPTDTSSTTPNHADTTSTTSSITATTVSSALTWSVDQPPSENVSTGLISPIPKPVTPENSSATSPHPTAPTPSNDSLSQEKERFPHERLGVEPPEEGTDAECEIVQKGEVTEKDEETKDVEKKVASADDKPAPITIEATFEEEQIESMNVKDQAAVEPTSEKDDVQRKDEREAESEKQDEAKSVSGE, encoded by the exons ATGGAGCTGCCATTGGGCGGACCAGCGCTCAGGCACTACACCCAGAGCAGACCGAGACCTCACCGACAAAAACTGAATTATCGTCCCAGCAGACCGCAG GAGACGATAATCGAGAGTGAAAATGAAGTCCTTGAGTTGATTGGGCGAGTGGATGAAGGAGTAGAAGAATTTTTCACTAAGAAAGTACTTCCTGTTGAGACACT GAAAGAGCAGGATGAAGAGATTAAAGAGTCTATTACAGTGCACGAGGTGGCTCCTGCCAGCTCGGCTCCGTGTCCGCCTCCTACAAAAACTCTGAGGAGGAAGCTTGGGGATTTTTTTACACTCAAAAAGAAGCGAGGTCTGAAGTCAGAGACGAGCCATGAAGGGCGTCCCAAAAAGGCCTCCATTGCTGATTTCATTCGGCCTCTCAGGGAGGTCGCCCGCTCTGAGAAAGACAAAGATAAGGACAGAGTGAAGGAGAACGACAAGGAAAATGAGAAGGCGAACGCAAAAGAGCATCCCAGTGTTGTTCATGGAGAGTCTGCAGTGAAGGAGGCACCTGGTGCTCCACCGATGAGGAGTGACGCCGCTCCTCCCCGCAGAGCTCTCAGAGAGGGGAAGTCCCAGTCACTCATCCTGCTTTCTGGCTCGGCAGCAGCTGGCTCCACTAATGCCAGGAATACCTCAAAG AAACAGCTCGAAGGTCAACACAGCTTTGAACAGAAACTCCATCTCATGCTGCAGCGTATTGGAGTTTCCAAGCCTCATCCTGGAGAGACACAG AACCAAGAAGGCGAGATGAAAAAGGCAGAATCTGAAG GTACCATCATTGACAGCAAACCTGAACCACCTTCTGCTTTTTCTAAACCAAGGACGATGTCAGCGTCGTCAG aCACAAGACATCAAATTCGAGCAAGTGTGTCAGCACATGAGGGAGCTGGGAAACCTGCTTTGCCTCCTAAGCCAGTTATCAAACCCGGTCCTCCTCCCACAACATCTGGCCACAGCACACCCGAGAATGAGCTCACCCAAATAGAAGAAACAGAGAGTAACACATCCACTGAACTCAGCCCTGCTGCAGCTGTGGAGAGCCCAGCCATCCCTGCTGCTACCACTCAAACGCTACAGACCATCTCCAGCTCAGTCTGTGACTCAAACCAAGTTTCTCTTTCAAGTACTGTAGCTCCCTCTGAGACAGAAACATGCACTGACTATGTGAGTCCTATCGCACACGATACGACTCCCGCCAACAGTTCAGTGACCGACAGCAAAACATCTGTCCCTGAATCATGTGTTTCTTCTACTGATCTAATCACAACTGATGAACTCACAACCAGCAACACTACTGCCACAGTGTCAGTGACTTCCACCAGCATCTTGGTGTCTGTAACCCCAGGCCTTTCCATCACTTCCACCCCACCAACCACAAGCAGACCGTCCATCTCCGCCACAGCAGCTGTTACTGCTCCCATCAACGAGAGCTCAGATTCTACAGTGTCAACAATTTTTCCACTGAAGCCAGAGGCTGCTCCTTCAGTCGGTGCTCCTCCTAGTGCAGATGCTGATGATTCCTCTCCTGCTGCTGCTAGTGATGATGCAGTTATTCCTGTCACCACAGCagcttcctcttcctccaccaGCACATCAGATACGCCATCAGGCTTGTCTGTCATTGTTGATTTAGCCACTGAAATGAAAACTGAATCGACATCAGCTTCATTAGTTACGGAAACCTCTCCTCCTCTTCATAGCTCATGTGATATCATTACAGCCGAAGACTCACATGACACCATCATCACAATTTCCACTACCACGAGCTCCGATGTCCTTTCTCCCACATTGATTCCAGCCTGTGTGTCTGTCACCACAACTTCCAGTGATTGGAACAACTCTGAGCCAACATCTACTGTCATTCCCCCAGAAGCTCCTCTcagctgctgtgctgctgtcTCATGTCCTTCCACTTCTACCAGTGAGACCAGCCCCACAGACACATCTTCCACTACTCCAAACCATGCAGACACCACCTCCACCACAAGCTCAATAACTGCCACTACTGTTAGCTCAGCACTCACATGGAGCGTTGACCAACCTCCTTCTGAAAATGTTAGCACTGGTCTAATATCACCTATTCCTAAGCCGGTTACTCCTGAAAACTCAAGTGCTACTTCACCACACCCGACTGCTCCAACGCCATCCAATGACAGTTTAAGCCAAGAGAAGGAGAGATTTCCTCATGAAAGATTGGGTGTAGAACCCCCAGAAGAAGGCACTG ATGCAGAGTGTGAGATAGTTCAGAAGGGTGAGGTAACTGAGAAGGATGAGGAAACTAAGGACGTTGAGAAGAAGGTTGCCAGTGCGGATGACAAACCAGCACCAATCACCATTGAAGCCACTTTTGAAGAGGAGCAGATAGAAAGTATGAATGTAAAAGACCAAGCTGCAGTTGAACCAACTTCAGAAAAAGACGATGTGCAGCGCAAAGATGAGCGAGAGGCTGAGAGTGAAAAACAAGACGAAGCAAAGTCAGTGAGTGGTGAGTAA
- the nudt21 gene encoding cleavage and polyadenylation specificity factor subunit 5 — protein sequence MSASFRSESPGKEAPRRTDCAEPPHGLFDCFKPSPDSPRSFESRVSSVQQQEDMSVGPPSRSSTGWPRRGEVQFGSKYLSGPAKPLTLERAINLYPLTNYTFGTKEPLYEKDSSVAARFQRMREEFDKVGMRRTVEGVLIVHEHRLPHVLLLQLGTTFFKLPGGELNPGEDEVEGLKRLMTEILGRQDGVKQDWVIDDCIGNWWRPNFEPPQYPYIPAHITKPKEHKKLFLVQLQEKALFAVPKNYKLVAAPLFELYDNAPGYGPIISSLPQLLSRFNFIYN from the exons ATGTCAGCCTCATTTCGCAGCGAGTCACCCGGAAAAGAAGCACCGAGGCGGACGGACTGTGCAGAGCCTCCTCACGGTTTGTTCGACTGCTTTAAACCAAGTCCGGATTCACCGCGGAGCTTCGAGAGCAGGGTCAGCTCTGTCCAGCAGCAGGAAGACATGTCGGTCGGGCCTCCCAGTCGCTCGTCTACCGGCTGGCCGCGTCGGGGAGAGGTTCAGTTTGGGAGCAAGTATCTGAGCGGGCCCGCTAAACCCCTGACCCTGGAGAGGGCCATCAACCT GTATCCTCTCACCAACTACACATTCGGCACCAAAGAGCCTCTGTATGAGAAGGATAGCTCAGTCGCTGCCCGGTTTCAGCGGATGAGGGAAGAGTTTGATAAGGTGGGCATGCGGAGGACGGTGGAGGGTGTCCTGATCGTTCACGAGCACAGGCTGCCCCACGTGCTCCTCCTGCAGCTCGGTACCACTTTCTTCAAACT GCCTGGTGGAGAGCTGAATCCAGGAGAGGATGAGGTGGAGGGTCTGAAGCGCCTGATGACGGAG ATCCTGGGACGGCAGGACGGGGTGAAGCAGGACTGGGTGATCGACGACTGTATCGGCAACTGGTGGCGTCCCAACTTTGAGCCTCCACAG TATCCTTACATTCCAGCTCACATCACCAAACCGAAGGAGCACAAGAAGCTATTCCTGGTTCAGCTGCAGGAGAAAG CGCTGTTTGCTGTTCCCAAGAACTACAAGCTGGTGGCGGCGCCGCTTTTTGAGCTGTACGATAACGCTCCCGGATACGGTCCCATCATTTCCAGTTTACCACAACTATTGAGCAG GTTCAACTTCATCTACAACTAA